In the Flavobacterium pallidum genome, one interval contains:
- a CDS encoding MATE family efflux transporter, translating into MFAQYTKEFRYNLKLAYPVILGMIGHVMIQIVDNIMVGKLGSTELAAVSLGNSMIFVAMSLGIGFSTAITPIVGEGDVENDTGKIRSAFHHGLFLCTILGVMLFLLVVLAKPIMELLQQPEEVIVLAKPYLDWVAFSLVPLIIYQGYKQFADGLSMTKFSMYAIVMANIVHIGINYCLIYGIWIFPKMGIVGAALGTVISRILMVAFMHIILSRQEKLKSYFQGFMFSDIKKSMLRKIINLGLPSAMQMMFEVVLFTAAIWLCGNIGKTSQAANQIALSLASFTFMFAMGLSVVSMIRVSNQRGLQDYKNLVVVARSIFLLAIVIEIVFALLFIAFHQSLPYLFLNMDNNLQEVDNAEVIAIASKLLIVAAIFQISDGIQVVVLGALRGLQDVKIPMYITFVAYWIIGFPISWYLGECTELKATGVWIGLLAGLTAAALFLYLRFHFLTNRMRKGDN; encoded by the coding sequence ATGTTTGCGCAATACACAAAAGAATTCAGGTACAACCTCAAACTGGCTTATCCGGTAATACTCGGGATGATCGGCCATGTAATGATCCAGATCGTGGATAATATTATGGTAGGGAAACTGGGCAGTACAGAATTGGCCGCGGTGTCTTTAGGCAACAGTATGATTTTCGTAGCGATGTCTTTGGGCATTGGCTTTTCAACAGCAATTACACCTATAGTAGGCGAGGGCGATGTCGAGAATGATACCGGGAAAATCCGTTCTGCATTTCATCATGGACTTTTTTTATGCACGATTCTCGGGGTCATGTTATTCCTGCTGGTAGTTTTGGCTAAACCGATCATGGAGTTGCTGCAACAGCCGGAAGAGGTAATTGTGTTGGCCAAACCCTATCTGGATTGGGTGGCATTTTCATTAGTACCACTCATCATATACCAGGGTTATAAGCAATTCGCAGATGGCTTGTCAATGACCAAGTTCTCCATGTATGCCATCGTAATGGCCAATATAGTACACATCGGAATCAATTATTGCTTAATATATGGTATCTGGATTTTTCCGAAAATGGGGATTGTCGGCGCAGCATTGGGAACCGTGATTTCGCGGATACTGATGGTGGCTTTCATGCACATCATTTTGTCCCGCCAGGAAAAACTGAAGTCCTATTTCCAGGGTTTTATGTTTTCGGATATTAAAAAAAGTATGCTCAGGAAAATCATCAATCTCGGATTGCCTTCAGCGATGCAGATGATGTTTGAAGTAGTACTTTTTACCGCGGCAATATGGCTCTGCGGCAATATCGGGAAAACGAGCCAGGCTGCCAACCAGATTGCGCTCAGCCTTGCGTCCTTCACTTTTATGTTTGCGATGGGATTAAGCGTGGTATCGATGATCCGCGTAAGCAACCAGCGCGGTTTGCAGGATTATAAAAATTTGGTGGTTGTCGCACGGTCGATATTTTTGCTGGCCATTGTCATTGAAATCGTATTTGCTTTGCTGTTCATCGCTTTTCACCAGAGCCTGCCTTACCTGTTCCTGAACATGGACAACAATTTGCAGGAAGTCGACAATGCCGAAGTGATTGCCATCGCATCGAAATTGCTGATCGTAGCAGCCATATTCCAGATTTCTGACGGCATACAAGTCGTCGTACTCGGCGCTTTACGTGGTTTACAGGATGTAAAAATCCCAATGTACATAACGTTTGTAGCCTACTGGATCATCGGTTTCCCGATATCATGGTATTTGGGCGAATGCACAGAACTCAAAGCAACGGGGGTCTGGATCGGATTGCTGGCAGGATTAACGGCTGCGGCATTATTTTTGTATCTTCGCTTTCATTTTCTGACGAACAGAATGAGAAAAGGGGATAATTAG
- a CDS encoding ATP-binding cassette domain-containing protein, whose product MNNITLDGISPKYFVPKTIATATTIWNTRTTFEKGNYYLVIAPSGSGKSTLATAMLGNHTEYEGTITYDHTSLKTQSIEKVVGFRKKEIQLLFQDVRLIPDLTIRENVMLRTFTKKNADFEAKLQSYAETLGILPLLDKKAKNCSYGERQRSAIVRSLINPTDFLIYDECFSHLDLKNKQIAFDLITKVAAESGSGIIFFELNDFPFPHQCHILNL is encoded by the coding sequence ATGAATAACATCACGCTTGACGGTATTTCACCTAAATATTTTGTTCCAAAGACGATTGCTACGGCAACCACGATCTGGAACACCAGGACAACTTTTGAGAAGGGCAATTACTATCTGGTGATTGCCCCTTCCGGAAGTGGAAAATCCACACTGGCAACGGCTATGCTGGGAAACCACACGGAATATGAAGGGACCATCACCTATGACCACACCAGCCTGAAAACACAATCCATAGAGAAGGTCGTCGGTTTCAGGAAAAAAGAAATCCAGTTGCTTTTCCAGGACGTACGCCTGATTCCGGATCTTACGATTCGTGAAAATGTGATGCTGCGTACATTTACAAAAAAAAATGCCGACTTTGAAGCGAAACTGCAATCCTATGCCGAAACATTAGGCATATTGCCTTTACTCGACAAAAAAGCAAAAAACTGTTCATATGGTGAAAGGCAGCGTTCCGCCATCGTGAGAAGTCTGATCAACCCAACTGATTTCCTGATTTATGACGAATGTTTCAGCCACCTTGACCTGAAGAATAAGCAGATCGCCTTCGATTTGATTACTAAAGTAGCTGCGGAAAGTGGCAGTGGCATTATTTTTTTTGAGTTGAACGACTTCCCGTTTCCCCATCAATGCCATATCCTGAATTTATGA
- a CDS encoding ABC transporter permease family protein, with protein sequence MMKQLTKSFFLYLGLFLAFALVLSCIQLYVNANALFGSKSSDANYWLTMSKTITPDNIGRKELIGFNDKDIAELKTWKEVKNLYPVVSNDFKVSADGGDFIPFYTDMYLEAVDNDAIDISDLSEFKVRDNVLPIIISREYLNLYNYGFALNQGLPQITEDFAKKIEVNINLRLKEKNLKYTGKLVGLSDRIHSVLVPKQFLDSINATQDFSKAHQNIFTRVLVKVSDANDQDLIEKMKQKGYESNQESLRSAKIKSKLFLVLRTIAMIGGFIFLLCVFMIINFIKMQFLEQQEAVSIKYSLGYSPRKMVSSISRFFSINLGIVLVICLGLLSVGQYYLGTSAISNGLLPKFIHIYLWPMIIIVPLVVYVVVNWLIYRWLVKSWKF encoded by the coding sequence ATGATGAAACAGTTGACCAAATCCTTTTTCCTTTACCTCGGATTGTTCCTCGCATTCGCGCTGGTATTGAGCTGCATTCAGCTTTATGTCAATGCCAATGCGCTTTTCGGAAGCAAAAGCAGCGATGCGAATTATTGGTTGACTATGTCTAAAACCATTACGCCGGACAACATTGGCCGAAAAGAACTGATCGGTTTCAATGATAAGGATATCGCAGAGCTGAAAACGTGGAAAGAAGTAAAAAACCTGTATCCTGTAGTGTCCAATGATTTTAAAGTATCTGCTGATGGTGGCGACTTCATCCCGTTTTACACCGATATGTACCTTGAAGCGGTAGACAACGACGCTATCGACATCAGTGATTTATCCGAATTTAAAGTGAGGGACAATGTACTCCCGATCATTATCTCCCGCGAATACCTGAACCTGTACAATTACGGATTTGCCCTGAATCAGGGTTTGCCTCAGATTACGGAAGATTTTGCCAAAAAGATCGAAGTCAACATCAACCTCAGGCTCAAAGAGAAAAACCTGAAATATACAGGAAAGCTTGTCGGATTGTCTGACAGGATCCACTCGGTATTGGTGCCTAAACAATTCCTGGATTCGATCAATGCCACACAGGATTTCAGCAAGGCACACCAGAATATCTTTACGCGGGTGCTTGTTAAAGTCAGTGATGCAAACGACCAGGACCTGATTGAGAAAATGAAACAGAAAGGTTATGAGTCCAATCAGGAATCGTTGCGTTCTGCCAAAATAAAAAGCAAGTTGTTCCTTGTGTTGAGGACCATTGCCATGATTGGCGGCTTCATTTTCCTGTTGTGTGTATTCATGATCATCAACTTCATCAAGATGCAGTTCTTAGAGCAGCAGGAAGCGGTATCGATTAAATATTCATTGGGCTATTCACCCAGGAAAATGGTGAGTTCCATCAGTCGCTTCTTTAGTATCAACCTAGGGATCGTGTTGGTAATTTGTCTGGGATTATTGTCCGTCGGGCAATACTATTTAGGGACTTCTGCGATATCAAACGGATTGCTTCCAAAATTCATCCATATTTATCTATGGCCGATGATTATAATTGTACCATTGGTGGTTTACGTCGTAGTGAATTGGCTTATTTACCGCTGGCTGGTCAAATCCTGGAAGTTTTAA
- a CDS encoding response regulator transcription factor, translating to MKFSIVIVDDHVLIAKALRSIISNFPKFEVLYECENGKELQQKLTNKKNIPNIILLDISMPVMDGFETAVWLKLHHPDVRIITLSMDNGSDSVIKMIRSGSKGYLLKNTHPVELERALISVMEKGSYYPEWAVNSLFSGLDEQLHGKIEISLSEREKEFLQYTITEMSYKEISQKMFCSPRTVESYRDSLFEKLGMKTRVGLAVYAIKNGLAS from the coding sequence ATGAAATTTTCCATTGTAATAGTCGACGACCACGTATTGATTGCGAAAGCGCTTCGCAGCATCATATCGAATTTTCCAAAATTTGAAGTTTTATACGAATGTGAAAATGGGAAGGAACTCCAACAAAAACTGACAAATAAAAAAAACATCCCGAACATTATCCTGCTCGACATCAGCATGCCTGTGATGGATGGCTTTGAAACAGCCGTATGGCTCAAATTGCATCATCCTGACGTCCGGATCATTACACTAAGTATGGACAATGGGAGTGATAGTGTGATTAAAATGATCCGTAGTGGATCAAAAGGATATTTATTGAAAAACACACATCCCGTAGAACTGGAAAGGGCACTAATTTCAGTAATGGAAAAAGGCAGCTACTATCCGGAATGGGCTGTCAATAGCCTTTTTTCGGGGCTTGATGAGCAATTGCATGGCAAAATCGAGATTTCCCTTTCAGAAAGGGAAAAGGAATTCCTGCAATACACCATCACCGAAATGAGCTATAAGGAAATCTCACAGAAAATGTTCTGCAGTCCCAGGACCGTGGAAAGCTACAGAGACAGCCTGTTTGAAAAACTTGGAATGAAGACCAGGGTGGGTTTGGCCGTGTATGCCATCAAAAATGGCCTTGCTTCATGA
- a CDS encoding sensor histidine kinase produces MGKTEYIVSLIVFNAFFILFVIAIITYIWQYKLKKKQHEAMLRDQSKIHHKELLATQVEIQYQTMQEIGREIHDGIGQKLTLASLYAQQLAYENKAPQIIDNIETITAIINDSISELRKLSKSLTNDIIRNNTISNLLRMECLKLSGSNKCKAIFNTNDADIDLPYQVKSILFRISQEFMQNSMKHSDCANLHVSINIRGSKLVLELTDDGTGFDMSKTDRSGIGLENIRKRAEIINADYLFKSEPGQGTTLFIEIDYK; encoded by the coding sequence ATGGGGAAAACCGAATACATAGTATCACTTATTGTCTTTAATGCTTTCTTTATCTTATTTGTGATTGCCATCATCACTTATATATGGCAATATAAATTAAAGAAGAAGCAGCATGAAGCGATGTTGCGCGACCAATCAAAAATCCACCACAAGGAACTTTTGGCAACACAAGTTGAAATCCAGTACCAGACCATGCAGGAAATCGGGCGGGAGATCCATGATGGCATCGGCCAGAAACTGACACTGGCCAGCTTGTATGCCCAGCAACTGGCCTATGAAAACAAGGCCCCGCAAATTATTGATAATATCGAAACCATCACTGCTATCATTAACGACTCCATTTCAGAACTCCGAAAGCTATCGAAATCGCTGACAAATGACATTATCAGGAACAATACAATTTCGAATTTACTCCGGATGGAATGCCTTAAATTGTCCGGATCCAATAAATGCAAAGCCATTTTCAATACAAATGATGCAGATATTGACTTGCCTTATCAGGTCAAAAGCATCCTTTTCCGGATTTCGCAGGAATTCATGCAAAACAGCATGAAGCATTCCGACTGTGCCAACCTGCATGTCAGCATCAATATACGCGGCAGCAAACTGGTCCTGGAACTCACGGACGACGGTACCGGCTTTGATATGTCTAAAACGGACCGTTCCGGAATTGGGCTCGAAAACATCAGGAAGCGGGCAGAAATCATTAATGCTGACTACTTATTTAAAAGCGAACCGGGCCAAGGCACGACGCTCTTTATCGAAATAGATTATAAATAA